From the genome of Lutzomyia longipalpis isolate SR_M1_2022 chromosome 2, ASM2433408v1, one region includes:
- the LOC129790523 gene encoding glutamate receptor ionotropic, kainate 2 isoform X1 translates to MDVVRFFGILAASFLILSTSIHGESIKIGGLFDTEEEDLRLAFGYAVEIANTEILDPSQLQLEALLAEVPAGNEYLVSKKLCRLLKSGVAAIIGPQTPTSAVHVQSICDAKEMPHIETRWEPVPNGMPSLNIHPHAQTLSRVFVDLIHAFDWKSFTILYENAPYLVPMADLLKLYDPKGHTITVRQLDLGLQDNYRAVLRRVKMSDDKNIIIHCSATILPEVLKQAQQVGIMTDQHQYIITSLDLHTLDLEPYQYSGTNITGVRLIDPEDQRLVQVTNFWKTLHEEQGLELPESMEPANIRTSVALTFDSVLLFADALNQMHGNKQLTPVPLSCDDGDTWVSGYSIVNYMKTSHTKGLTRDIKFDHRGHRTDFFLDIVELGPAGLEKVGVWNSTDGLASARVVPPYDFSGDDGSLRNRTFIVLTALSPPYGMLRESPNTLTGNDRFEGFGIDLIQELSQMLGFNYTFNLQDDGVYGSIGPDGKWNGMIRELHEYRADLAITDLTITADREGAVDFTMPFMNLGISILYRKPTKLAPSLFSFMSPFSTEVWLYLGFGYLGVSITLFILGRISPGEWDNPYPCVQEPEFLETQFTFRNAMWFTIGALLQQGTELAAKTPSTRAVASIWWFFTLIMVSSYTANLAAFLTVESLSPTISNAEDLANSNGAIKYGAKRDGSTYNFFRDAADPIYQKMYEYMAANPDLLTSSNPEGLSRVKSENYAFLMESTSIEYIIERECDVTQVNGLLDDKGYGIAMRKNSPYRNALSAAVLKLQEQGKLTVLKIKWWKEKRGGGACSATSDEGGAVALGIANLGGVFLLLMIGLVAAVIISFLESIFDIMARAKELKRGLDGKPKDLDLANVGGVFLILVLGASVAFCYGCCEFFTAMVRRAKKHRVSFREEFIEEMKFVCKCHGNTKIVRQRKSSSSNSKLSESTEQIERGSTRSRSTEDKAFNIPDMIITKPNGPKKEN, encoded by the exons ATGGATGTTGTGAGATTTTTCGGGATTTTAGCAGCATCATTCCTCATTCTCAGCACATCCATCCATGGGGAGAgcataaaaattg GTGGACTTTTTGACACTGAAGAGGAAGACCTCCGACTTGCCTTTGGGTATGCCGTGGAAATTGCTAATACGGAAATTCTCGATCCATCCCAACTACAGCTGGAGGCTCTCCTGGCTGAAGTTCCGGCGGGGAATGAGTATTTGGTGTCGAAGAAGTTATGTCGCCTCCTCAAG AGTGGTGTTGCTGCCATAATTGGACCACAAACCCCCACATCGGCCGTCCACGTTCAAAGTATTTGCGATGCAAAGGAAATGCCCCATATTGAGACCCGCTGGGAGCCTGTACCCAACGGCATGCCCTCACTCAACATCCATCCACACGCCCAGACGCTGAGTCGCGTCTTTGTTGACCTCATTCATGCCTTCGATTGGAAGTCGTTTACGATTCTCTATGAAAACG CACCATATCTCGTACCCATGGCTGACTTACTGAAGCTCTATGACCCCAAAGGACACACCATAACTGTTAGGCAGCTTGATTTAGGTCTACAGGATAACTACAGAGCTGTTCTGAGACGTGTTAAAATGTCCGATGATAAGAACATCATCATCCATTGCTCAGCCACAATCCTTCCTGAGGTTCTCAAGCAGGCCCAACAGGTGGGGATAATGACGGATCAACATCAGTACATTATCACATCGCTGGATTTGCATACTTTGGACTTGGAACCGTATCAATATAGTGGAACTAACATCACAGGTGTTCGTTTAATTGATCCCGAAGATCAGAGACTCGTACAGGTGACGAATTTCTGGAAAACTCTCCATGAAGAACAGGGCCTAGAGTTGCCTGAATCAATGGAACCAGCCAATATTAGAACATCAGTTGCCTTGACCTTTGACAGTGTTCTACTCTTTGCCGATGCCCTAAATCAGATGCACGGGAATAAGCAATTGACACCGGTGCCTCTGAGCTGTGACGATGGGGATACCTGGGTTAGTGGCTACAGTATTGTTAACTACATGAAAACG TCTCATACAAAAGGCCTAACGAGAGATATTAAGTTCGATCATCGAGGACATAGAACAGATTTCTTCTTGGACATCGTAGAACTAGGTCCAGCAGGTTTGGAAAAAGTCGGAGTATGGAATTCCACAGATGGACTCGCTTCAGCCAGAGTAGTTCCTCCCTATGATTTTAGTGGGGACGATGGTAGTCTCCGGAATAGAACATTTATCGTTCTAACGGCTTTG AGTCCACCTTATGGGATGCTGAGGGAATCTCCGAATACCCTTACGGGCAATGATCGATTCGAGGGGTTTGGCATTGATCTCATTCAGGAACTATCCCAAATGTTGGGCTTCAACTACACATTTAATTTGCAAGATGACGGAGTCTATGGTTCAATAGGACCTGATGGGAAATGGAATGGGATGATTAGGGAGCTGCATGAGTAT CGTGCAGACCTAGCTATCACGGATCTAACAATCACAGCAGATCGCGAAGGGGCTGTTGACTTCACGATGCCCTTCATGAATTTAGGCATTTCAATTCTCTATCGGAAACCAACAAAGCTCGCCCCATCGCTCTTTTCCTTCATGAGTCCTTTTAGCACGGAAGTTTGGCTCTATCTTGGCTTTGGATATCTCGGTGTCTCCATAACGCTCTTTATCCTGGGAAGGATTTCTCCGGGAGAGTGGGACAACCCCTATCCGTGTGTGCAGGAACCAGAATTTCTTGAAACACAATTCACCTTCCGCAATGCCATGTGGTTCACAATTGGAGCCCTTCTGCAGCAAGGAACAGAGCTAGCGGCAAA AACCCCATCAACGCGAGCTGTTGCGTCAATCTGGTGGTTCTTCACCCTCATCATGGTTTCGTCGTACACAGCGAACTTGGCTGCCTTCCTCACGGTCGAATCCCTCTCACCGACCATTTCCAATGCTGAGGATTTGGCAAATTCCAATGGGGCCATCAAGTATGGCGCCAAAAGGGATGGGAGTACGTATAACTTTTTCCGTGATGCCGCGGATCCAATTTACCAGAAAATGTACGAATACATGGCGGCAAATCCCGACCTGCTGACATCCTCTAATCCTGAGGGATTGTCGCGTGTCAAATCCGAGAATTACGCCTTCCTCATGGAATCAACATCAATCGAGTACATCATTGAGCGTGAATGCGACGTGACGCAAGTCAATGGATTGCTGGATGACAAGGGCTATGGCATTGCCATGAGGAAGA ATTCCCCCTATCGCAATGCATTAAGTGCTGCTGTGCTGAAGCTGCAGGAGCAGGGAAAGCTCACTGTCCTCAAAATTAAATGGTGGAAAGAGAAACGTGGCGGGGGAGCCTGTTCG gcTACAAGCGATGAAGGTGGGGCCGTTGCACTGGGAATTGCAAATTTGGGTGGTGTCTTCCTCCTTCTTATGATCGGTTTGGTGGCAGCTGTTATCATCAGTTTCTTGGAATCCATTTTCGATATCATGGCACGCGCCAAGGAGCTCAAG AGAGGACTCGATGGGAAGCCAAAGGATTTGGATTTAGCCAATGTCGGTGGGGTTTTCCTCATACTCGTTCTTGGTGCTTCAGTAGCCTTCTGCTACGGATgctgtgaatttttcacagCAATGGTGCGACGAGCAAAGAAACATCGA GTGTCATTCCGCGAGGAATTCATCGAGGAGATGAAGTTTGTGTGCAAGTGTCACGGAAACACAAAAATAGTTCGTCAACGGAAGAGCTCATCATCGAATTCCAAGCTATCGGAGTCCACGGAGCAAATTGAGCGTGGCTCAACACGGTCTCGGTCCACCGAAGATAAAGCATTCAACATACCGGACATGATCATCACGAAACCAAATGGgccaaagaaggaaaattga
- the LOC129790523 gene encoding glutamate receptor ionotropic, kainate 2 isoform X2 produces the protein MDVVRFFGILAASFLILSTSIHGESIKIGGLFDTEEEDLRLAFGYAVEIANTEILDPSQLQLEALLAEVPAGNEYLVSKKLCRLLKSGVAAIIGPQTPTSAVHVQSICDAKEMPHIETRWEPVPNGMPSLNIHPHAQTLSRVFVDLIHAFDWKSFTILYENAPYLVPMADLLKLYDPKGHTITVRQLDLGLQDNYRAVLRRVKMSDDKNIIIHCSATILPEVLKQAQQVGIMTDQHQYIITSLDLHTLDLEPYQYSGTNITGVRLIDPEDQRLVQVTNFWKTLHEEQGLELPESMEPANIRTSVALTFDSVLLFADALNQMHGNKQLTPVPLSCDDGDTWVSGYSIVNYMKTSHTKGLTRDIKFDHRGHRTDFFLDIVELGPAGLEKVGVWNSTDGLASARVVPPYDFSGDDGSLRNRTFIVLTALSPPYGMLRESPNTLTGNDRFEGFGIDLIQELSQMLGFNYTFNLQDDGVYGSIGPDGKWNGMIRELHEYRADLAITDLTITADREGAVDFTMPFMNLGISILYRKPTKLAPSLFSFMSPFSTEVWLYLGFGYLGVSITLFILGRISPGEWDNPYPCVQEPEFLETQFTFRNAMWFTIGALLQQGTELAAKTPSTRAVASIWWFFTLIMVSSYTANLAAFLTVESLSPTISNAEDLANSNGAIKYGAKRDGSTYNFFRDAADPIYQKMYEYMAANPDLLTSSNPEGLSRVKSENYAFLMESTSIEYIIERECDVTQVNGLLDDKGYGIAMRKNSPYRNALSAAVLKLQEQGKLTVLKIKWWKEKRGGGACSATSDEGGAVALGIANLGGVFLLLMIGLVAAVIISFLESIFDIMARAKELKVSFREEFIEEMKFVCKCHGNTKIVRQRKSSSSNSKLSESTEQIERGSTRSRSTEDKAFNIPDMIITKPNGPKKEN, from the exons ATGGATGTTGTGAGATTTTTCGGGATTTTAGCAGCATCATTCCTCATTCTCAGCACATCCATCCATGGGGAGAgcataaaaattg GTGGACTTTTTGACACTGAAGAGGAAGACCTCCGACTTGCCTTTGGGTATGCCGTGGAAATTGCTAATACGGAAATTCTCGATCCATCCCAACTACAGCTGGAGGCTCTCCTGGCTGAAGTTCCGGCGGGGAATGAGTATTTGGTGTCGAAGAAGTTATGTCGCCTCCTCAAG AGTGGTGTTGCTGCCATAATTGGACCACAAACCCCCACATCGGCCGTCCACGTTCAAAGTATTTGCGATGCAAAGGAAATGCCCCATATTGAGACCCGCTGGGAGCCTGTACCCAACGGCATGCCCTCACTCAACATCCATCCACACGCCCAGACGCTGAGTCGCGTCTTTGTTGACCTCATTCATGCCTTCGATTGGAAGTCGTTTACGATTCTCTATGAAAACG CACCATATCTCGTACCCATGGCTGACTTACTGAAGCTCTATGACCCCAAAGGACACACCATAACTGTTAGGCAGCTTGATTTAGGTCTACAGGATAACTACAGAGCTGTTCTGAGACGTGTTAAAATGTCCGATGATAAGAACATCATCATCCATTGCTCAGCCACAATCCTTCCTGAGGTTCTCAAGCAGGCCCAACAGGTGGGGATAATGACGGATCAACATCAGTACATTATCACATCGCTGGATTTGCATACTTTGGACTTGGAACCGTATCAATATAGTGGAACTAACATCACAGGTGTTCGTTTAATTGATCCCGAAGATCAGAGACTCGTACAGGTGACGAATTTCTGGAAAACTCTCCATGAAGAACAGGGCCTAGAGTTGCCTGAATCAATGGAACCAGCCAATATTAGAACATCAGTTGCCTTGACCTTTGACAGTGTTCTACTCTTTGCCGATGCCCTAAATCAGATGCACGGGAATAAGCAATTGACACCGGTGCCTCTGAGCTGTGACGATGGGGATACCTGGGTTAGTGGCTACAGTATTGTTAACTACATGAAAACG TCTCATACAAAAGGCCTAACGAGAGATATTAAGTTCGATCATCGAGGACATAGAACAGATTTCTTCTTGGACATCGTAGAACTAGGTCCAGCAGGTTTGGAAAAAGTCGGAGTATGGAATTCCACAGATGGACTCGCTTCAGCCAGAGTAGTTCCTCCCTATGATTTTAGTGGGGACGATGGTAGTCTCCGGAATAGAACATTTATCGTTCTAACGGCTTTG AGTCCACCTTATGGGATGCTGAGGGAATCTCCGAATACCCTTACGGGCAATGATCGATTCGAGGGGTTTGGCATTGATCTCATTCAGGAACTATCCCAAATGTTGGGCTTCAACTACACATTTAATTTGCAAGATGACGGAGTCTATGGTTCAATAGGACCTGATGGGAAATGGAATGGGATGATTAGGGAGCTGCATGAGTAT CGTGCAGACCTAGCTATCACGGATCTAACAATCACAGCAGATCGCGAAGGGGCTGTTGACTTCACGATGCCCTTCATGAATTTAGGCATTTCAATTCTCTATCGGAAACCAACAAAGCTCGCCCCATCGCTCTTTTCCTTCATGAGTCCTTTTAGCACGGAAGTTTGGCTCTATCTTGGCTTTGGATATCTCGGTGTCTCCATAACGCTCTTTATCCTGGGAAGGATTTCTCCGGGAGAGTGGGACAACCCCTATCCGTGTGTGCAGGAACCAGAATTTCTTGAAACACAATTCACCTTCCGCAATGCCATGTGGTTCACAATTGGAGCCCTTCTGCAGCAAGGAACAGAGCTAGCGGCAAA AACCCCATCAACGCGAGCTGTTGCGTCAATCTGGTGGTTCTTCACCCTCATCATGGTTTCGTCGTACACAGCGAACTTGGCTGCCTTCCTCACGGTCGAATCCCTCTCACCGACCATTTCCAATGCTGAGGATTTGGCAAATTCCAATGGGGCCATCAAGTATGGCGCCAAAAGGGATGGGAGTACGTATAACTTTTTCCGTGATGCCGCGGATCCAATTTACCAGAAAATGTACGAATACATGGCGGCAAATCCCGACCTGCTGACATCCTCTAATCCTGAGGGATTGTCGCGTGTCAAATCCGAGAATTACGCCTTCCTCATGGAATCAACATCAATCGAGTACATCATTGAGCGTGAATGCGACGTGACGCAAGTCAATGGATTGCTGGATGACAAGGGCTATGGCATTGCCATGAGGAAGA ATTCCCCCTATCGCAATGCATTAAGTGCTGCTGTGCTGAAGCTGCAGGAGCAGGGAAAGCTCACTGTCCTCAAAATTAAATGGTGGAAAGAGAAACGTGGCGGGGGAGCCTGTTCG gcTACAAGCGATGAAGGTGGGGCCGTTGCACTGGGAATTGCAAATTTGGGTGGTGTCTTCCTCCTTCTTATGATCGGTTTGGTGGCAGCTGTTATCATCAGTTTCTTGGAATCCATTTTCGATATCATGGCACGCGCCAAGGAGCTCAAG GTGTCATTCCGCGAGGAATTCATCGAGGAGATGAAGTTTGTGTGCAAGTGTCACGGAAACACAAAAATAGTTCGTCAACGGAAGAGCTCATCATCGAATTCCAAGCTATCGGAGTCCACGGAGCAAATTGAGCGTGGCTCAACACGGTCTCGGTCCACCGAAGATAAAGCATTCAACATACCGGACATGATCATCACGAAACCAAATGGgccaaagaaggaaaattga
- the LOC129790523 gene encoding glutamate receptor ionotropic, kainate 2 isoform X3, translating to MDVVRFFGILAASFLILSTSIHGESIKIGGLFDTEEEDLRLAFGYAVEIANTEILDPSQLQLEALLAEVPAGNEYLVSKKLCRLLKSGVAAIIGPQTPTSAVHVQSICDAKEMPHIETRWEPVPNGMPSLNIHPHAQTLSRVFVDLIHAFDWKSFTILYENAPYLVPMADLLKLYDPKGHTITVRQLDLGLQDNYRAVLRRVKMSDDKNIIIHCSATILPEVLKQAQQVGIMTDQHQYIITSLDLHTLDLEPYQYSGTNITGVRLIDPEDQRLVQVTNFWKTLHEEQGLELPESMEPANIRTSVALTFDSVLLFADALNQMHGNKQLTPVPLSCDDGDTWVSGYSIVNYMKTSHTKGLTRDIKFDHRGHRTDFFLDIVELGPAGLEKVGVWNSTDGLASARVVPPYDFSGDDGSLRNRTFIVLTALSPPYGMLRESPNTLTGNDRFEGFGIDLIQELSQMLGFNYTFNLQDDGVYGSIGPDGKWNGMIRELHEYRADLAITDLTITADREGAVDFTMPFMNLGISILYRKPTKLAPSLFSFMSPFSTEVWLYLGFGYLGVSITLFILGRISPGEWDNPYPCVQEPEFLETQFTFRNAMWFTIGALLQQGTELAAKTPSTRAVASIWWFFTLIMVSSYTANLAAFLTVESLSPTISNAEDLANSNGAIKYGAKRDGSTYNFFRDAADPIYQKMYEYMAANPDLLTSSNPEGLSRVKSENYAFLMESTSIEYIIERECDVTQVNGLLDDKGYGIAMRKNSPYRNALSAAVLKLQEQGKLTVLKIKWWKEKRGGGACSRGLDGKPKDLDLANVGGVFLILVLGASVAFCYGCCEFFTAMVRRAKKHRVSFREEFIEEMKFVCKCHGNTKIVRQRKSSSSNSKLSESTEQIERGSTRSRSTEDKAFNIPDMIITKPNGPKKEN from the exons ATGGATGTTGTGAGATTTTTCGGGATTTTAGCAGCATCATTCCTCATTCTCAGCACATCCATCCATGGGGAGAgcataaaaattg GTGGACTTTTTGACACTGAAGAGGAAGACCTCCGACTTGCCTTTGGGTATGCCGTGGAAATTGCTAATACGGAAATTCTCGATCCATCCCAACTACAGCTGGAGGCTCTCCTGGCTGAAGTTCCGGCGGGGAATGAGTATTTGGTGTCGAAGAAGTTATGTCGCCTCCTCAAG AGTGGTGTTGCTGCCATAATTGGACCACAAACCCCCACATCGGCCGTCCACGTTCAAAGTATTTGCGATGCAAAGGAAATGCCCCATATTGAGACCCGCTGGGAGCCTGTACCCAACGGCATGCCCTCACTCAACATCCATCCACACGCCCAGACGCTGAGTCGCGTCTTTGTTGACCTCATTCATGCCTTCGATTGGAAGTCGTTTACGATTCTCTATGAAAACG CACCATATCTCGTACCCATGGCTGACTTACTGAAGCTCTATGACCCCAAAGGACACACCATAACTGTTAGGCAGCTTGATTTAGGTCTACAGGATAACTACAGAGCTGTTCTGAGACGTGTTAAAATGTCCGATGATAAGAACATCATCATCCATTGCTCAGCCACAATCCTTCCTGAGGTTCTCAAGCAGGCCCAACAGGTGGGGATAATGACGGATCAACATCAGTACATTATCACATCGCTGGATTTGCATACTTTGGACTTGGAACCGTATCAATATAGTGGAACTAACATCACAGGTGTTCGTTTAATTGATCCCGAAGATCAGAGACTCGTACAGGTGACGAATTTCTGGAAAACTCTCCATGAAGAACAGGGCCTAGAGTTGCCTGAATCAATGGAACCAGCCAATATTAGAACATCAGTTGCCTTGACCTTTGACAGTGTTCTACTCTTTGCCGATGCCCTAAATCAGATGCACGGGAATAAGCAATTGACACCGGTGCCTCTGAGCTGTGACGATGGGGATACCTGGGTTAGTGGCTACAGTATTGTTAACTACATGAAAACG TCTCATACAAAAGGCCTAACGAGAGATATTAAGTTCGATCATCGAGGACATAGAACAGATTTCTTCTTGGACATCGTAGAACTAGGTCCAGCAGGTTTGGAAAAAGTCGGAGTATGGAATTCCACAGATGGACTCGCTTCAGCCAGAGTAGTTCCTCCCTATGATTTTAGTGGGGACGATGGTAGTCTCCGGAATAGAACATTTATCGTTCTAACGGCTTTG AGTCCACCTTATGGGATGCTGAGGGAATCTCCGAATACCCTTACGGGCAATGATCGATTCGAGGGGTTTGGCATTGATCTCATTCAGGAACTATCCCAAATGTTGGGCTTCAACTACACATTTAATTTGCAAGATGACGGAGTCTATGGTTCAATAGGACCTGATGGGAAATGGAATGGGATGATTAGGGAGCTGCATGAGTAT CGTGCAGACCTAGCTATCACGGATCTAACAATCACAGCAGATCGCGAAGGGGCTGTTGACTTCACGATGCCCTTCATGAATTTAGGCATTTCAATTCTCTATCGGAAACCAACAAAGCTCGCCCCATCGCTCTTTTCCTTCATGAGTCCTTTTAGCACGGAAGTTTGGCTCTATCTTGGCTTTGGATATCTCGGTGTCTCCATAACGCTCTTTATCCTGGGAAGGATTTCTCCGGGAGAGTGGGACAACCCCTATCCGTGTGTGCAGGAACCAGAATTTCTTGAAACACAATTCACCTTCCGCAATGCCATGTGGTTCACAATTGGAGCCCTTCTGCAGCAAGGAACAGAGCTAGCGGCAAA AACCCCATCAACGCGAGCTGTTGCGTCAATCTGGTGGTTCTTCACCCTCATCATGGTTTCGTCGTACACAGCGAACTTGGCTGCCTTCCTCACGGTCGAATCCCTCTCACCGACCATTTCCAATGCTGAGGATTTGGCAAATTCCAATGGGGCCATCAAGTATGGCGCCAAAAGGGATGGGAGTACGTATAACTTTTTCCGTGATGCCGCGGATCCAATTTACCAGAAAATGTACGAATACATGGCGGCAAATCCCGACCTGCTGACATCCTCTAATCCTGAGGGATTGTCGCGTGTCAAATCCGAGAATTACGCCTTCCTCATGGAATCAACATCAATCGAGTACATCATTGAGCGTGAATGCGACGTGACGCAAGTCAATGGATTGCTGGATGACAAGGGCTATGGCATTGCCATGAGGAAGA ATTCCCCCTATCGCAATGCATTAAGTGCTGCTGTGCTGAAGCTGCAGGAGCAGGGAAAGCTCACTGTCCTCAAAATTAAATGGTGGAAAGAGAAACGTGGCGGGGGAGCCTGTTCG AGAGGACTCGATGGGAAGCCAAAGGATTTGGATTTAGCCAATGTCGGTGGGGTTTTCCTCATACTCGTTCTTGGTGCTTCAGTAGCCTTCTGCTACGGATgctgtgaatttttcacagCAATGGTGCGACGAGCAAAGAAACATCGA GTGTCATTCCGCGAGGAATTCATCGAGGAGATGAAGTTTGTGTGCAAGTGTCACGGAAACACAAAAATAGTTCGTCAACGGAAGAGCTCATCATCGAATTCCAAGCTATCGGAGTCCACGGAGCAAATTGAGCGTGGCTCAACACGGTCTCGGTCCACCGAAGATAAAGCATTCAACATACCGGACATGATCATCACGAAACCAAATGGgccaaagaaggaaaattga